One Catharus ustulatus isolate bCatUst1 chromosome 20, bCatUst1.pri.v2, whole genome shotgun sequence DNA window includes the following coding sequences:
- the UBE2O gene encoding (E3-independent) E2 ubiquitin-conjugating enzyme: protein MAEQPEEGAPVPPAPAPPAPPAALPLSAPPGGSQRLLFSHDLVSGRYRGSVRFGLVRLIHGEDSEEDSEEGGRGAATGGAASSGGSESGGPGGGGGEEGRASPLRRGYVRVQWYPEGIKQHVKETKLKLEDRSVVPRDVVRHMSSSDSQCGTVIDVNIECAVKLVGTNCILYPVNSKDLQHIWPFMYGDYIAYDCWLGKVYDLKNQVILKLSNGARCSMSTEDGAKLYDVCPHVSDSGLFFDDSYGFYPGQVLIGPSKVFSSVQWLSGVKPVLSTKSKFRVVVEEVQVVELKVTWITKSFCPGGTDSVSPPPSIISQEKLSRVKRLGCFDHAQRQLGERCLYVFPDKVEPAKITCECPERNCVLGEGSVAKKVRRLLKKQIVKIMSCSPESQGTGEAPDKESAAAAEQKSEELKPESKCELDDSSNSAPSPGERKEEQPEETGKEKGGGAARQPQPPFLLKDEGLPDYRLQSMEQDADDEAADDTDDTSSVTSSASSTASSQSGSGTCRKKSIPLSIKNLKRKHKKKKTKVSREFKPGDRVAVEVVTTMTSADVMWQDGTVETNIRSNELIPVHHLDNNEFCPGDFVVDKRAQSSQDPGLYGVVQSGDHIGRTCVVKWFKLKPSGDDVELIGEEEDVSVYDIADHPDFRFRTTDIVIRIGNSDGAAAREDEPSVGQVARVDVSSKVEVVWADNSKTIILPQHLYNIESEIEESDYDSVDGSTSGASSEWEDESDSWETDNGLMEDDHPKIEDFEPEEPAAEEVKKVEEQVQGAVAMAVADLATEKAGKDGAPKSFRELKEAIKILESLKNMTVEQLLTGSPTSPTVELEKPTREKKFLDDIKKLQENLKKTLDNVAIAEEEKMEAMVETEKKEEKAEAQTPVRSEWPSETPVLCQQSGGKPGVTFTSAKGEVFSVLEYAPDSHAFKKMEFQPPEAKKFFSTVRKEMALLATSLPDGIMVKTFEDRMDLFSALIKGPTRTPYEDGLFLFDIQLPNIYPAVPPLFRYLSQCSGRLNPNLYDNGKVCVSLLGTWIGKGTERWTSKSSLLQVLISIQGLILVNEPYYNEAGFDSDRGLQEGYENSRCYNEMTLIRVVQSMMQLLRRPVEVFEHEIREHFRCNGWRLVSRIESWLETNELVERSHEQANGADSASLPCAGGSLAESPGDTAGALAECGSEQGVAAELSDSALDGKDELDEAEFPSTAPNADLQQYSDSESTGQARGDLARDRTDEGKAAQDSASQPSVKPKKRRKSYRSFLPEKSGYPDIGFPLFPLSKGFIKSIRGVLQQYRAALAGANIPEWTEDK from the exons cTAAAGCTTGAAGATCGCTCAGTGGTCCCTCGAGATGTGGTCAGACACATGAGCTCCAGT GACAGTCAGTGTGGAACTGTAATTGACGTCAACATCGAGTGTGCTGTGAAGCTGGTGGGAACCAACTGCATCCTTTACCCTGTCAACAGCAAAGACCTGCAGCATATCTGG CCTTTCATGTATGGTGACTACATAGCCTATGACTGCTGGCTGGGAAAGGTCTATGACTTGAAGAACCAGGTGATCCTCAAGCTCTCCAATGGAGCCAG GTGTTCCATGAGCACGGAAGATGGAGCCAAGCTGTATGACGTTTGTCCCCACGTCAGTGACTCG GGTCTCTTCTTTGATGATTCATATGGCTTTTATCCTGGACAAGTCCTCATTGGGCCATCTAAAGTGTTCTCCAGTGTACAGTGGCTCTCGGGTGTGAAGCCTGTTCTGAGCACAAAGAGCAAGTTCAGAGTGGTGGTGGAAGAG GTACAGGTGGTAGAACTCAAGGTTACTTGGATCACTAAGAGCTTCTGTCCTGGAGGTACTGACAGTGTGAGCCCTCCTCCCTCGATAATCAGCCAGGAGAAGCTGTCCAG GGTAAAGCGTCTGGGGTGCTTTGACCATGCCCAAAGGCAGCTTGGGGAAAGGTGCCTCTACGTGTTCCCAGACAAAGTGGAACCTGCAAAAATCACCTGTGAATGTCCAGAGAGGAACTGTGTCCTGGGTGAAGGATCAGTTGCCAAAAAG GTGAGACGGCTGCTGAAGAAGCAGATTGTGAAGATCATGTCGTGCTCCCCAGAGTCTCAGGGCACCGGTGAAGCCCCTGACAAAGagtctgctgcagctgctgagcaaaAATCAGAAGAGCTTAAGCCTGAATCCAAGTGTGAGCTGGATGACTCCTCCAACAGTGCACCAAGTCCtggggagagaaaggaggagcagcctgaagaaacagggaaggagaagggcgGAGGAGCAGCGCGACAGCCGCAGCCTCCCTTTCTCCTGAAGGATGAAGGGCTGCCTGACTACCGGCTCCAGTCCATGGAGCAGGATGCTGATGATGAGGCAGCTGATGACACTGATGACACCAGTTCTGTCACCTCTTCTGCTAGCTCCACTGCCTCGTCCCAGAGTGGCAGTGGCACCTGCCGCAAGAAGAGCATCCCCCTTTCCATCAAAAACTTGAAGCGCAAGCACAAGAAGAAGAAGACCAAGGTTTCACGAGAGTTTAAGCCAGGAGACAG ggtTGCTGTGGAAGTGGTGACCACGATGACTTCAGCTGATGTGATGTGGCAGGATGGCACCGTGGAGACAAACATCCGCTCCAATGAGCTGATCCCTGTGCATCACCTGGACAACAACGAGTTCTGCCCCGGCGATTTTGTGGTGGACAAAAGAG CTCAGAGCTCCCAGGATCCTGGGTTGTATGGAGTGGTGCAGTCTGGGGACCACATTGGCCGTACCTGTGTGGTGAAGTGGTTCAAGCTGAAACCCAGTGGAGATGATGTGGAG CTGatcggggaggaggaggatgtgaGCGTGTACGACATCGCCGATCACCCGGACTTTCGCTTCCGCACCACCGACATCGTCATCCGCATCGGCAACTCCGACGGAGCCGCCGCCAGGGAGGACGAG CCTTCGGTTGGACAGGTGGCTCGTGTGGATGTCAGCAGTAAGGTGGAAGTGGTGTGGGCTGACAATTCCAAGACTATCATTCTGCCTCAG CACTTGTACAATATTGAATCAGAAATTGAGGAGTCGGACTATGATTCTGTTGATGGCAGCACCAGCGGGGCATCCTCAGAGTGGGAGGATGAAAGTGACAGCTGGGAGACAGATAATGGCCTCATGGAAGATGACCACCCAAAAATTGAGGACTTTGAACCTGAGGaaccagcagcagaggaggtgaAAAAAGTAGAAGAACAAGTCCAGGGAGCTGTGGCTATGGCGGTTGCAGATCTTGCTACAGAGAAAGCTGGCAAGGATGGAGCCCCAAAGAGCTTCCGGGAACTAAAGGAGGCCATCAAGATCTTGGAAAGCCTGAAAAATATGactgtggagcagctgctgactGGCTCTCCCACCTCCCCAACTGTGGAACTGGAAAAACCCACTCGGGAGAAGAAGTTCTTGGACGATAttaaaaagctgcaggaaaatctAAAGAAGACCTTGGATAATGTGGCTATTGCTGAGGAGGAAAAGATGGAAGCCATGGTAGAGacagagaagaaggaagaaaaagcagaggcaCAGACACCAGTGAGATCAGAGTGGCCCAGTGAGACAccagtgctctgccagcagagtGGAGGGAAACCTGGAGTCACCTTCACCAGTGCTAAGGGAGAAGTGTTCTCTGTGTTGGAGTATGCTCCAG ATTCCCATGCCTTCAAGAAAATGGAGTTCCAGCCCCCAGAAGCCAAGAAGTTCTTCAGCACTGTGAGGAAGGAGATGGCTCTGCTGGCCACCTCCCTGCCTGATGGCATCATGGTGAAAACCTTCGAGGATCGAATG GATCTCTTCTCAGCACTTATCAAAGGCCCCACACGCACACCCTATGAAGATGGCCTCTTCCTGTTCGACATCCAGCTCCCCAACATCTACCCTGCTGTGCCGCCTCTCTTCCGCTACCTCTCCCAGTGCAGTGGGAGACTCAATCCCAACCTGTACGACAATGGCAAAGTGTGTGTCAGCCTCCTGGGGACCTGGATAGGCAAG GGGACAGAGAGGTGGACCAGTAAATCCAGTCTCCTTCAAGTACTCATCTCCATCCAAG GTCTCATCCTGGTGAACGAGCCCTACTACAACGAGGCCGGCTTCGACAGCGAccgggggctgcaggagggctACGAGAACAGCCGCTGCTACAACGAGATGACGCTGATCCGCGTGGTGCAGTCCATGATGCAGCTGCTGCGCCGGCCCGTGGAGGTCTTCGAGCACGAGATCCGGGAGCATTTCCGCTGCAACGGCTGGCGCCTGGTGTCCCGCATCGAGTCCTGGCTGGAGACCAACGAGCTGGTGGAGCGCAGCCACGAACAGGCCAACGGCGCCGATTCTGCCTCCCTGCCGTGCGCCGGGGGCAGCCTGGCCGAGAGCCccggggacacggcgggggcGCTGGCCGAGTGCGGCTCGGAGCAGGGGGTGGCTGCCGAACTGTCCGACTCGGCGCTGGACGGCAAGGACGAGCTGGACGAGGCGGAGTTCCCGAGCACGGCGCCCAACGCCGACCTCCAACAGTACTCAGACTCGGAGAGCACAGGCCAAGCCAGGGGGGACCTGGCCAGAGACCGAACGGACGAGGGGAAGGCTGCCCAGGACTCTGCCTCGCAGCCCAGTGTGAAaccaaagaaaaggagaaagagctACAGGAGTTTCCTGCCGGAGAAGAGCGGTTACCCTGATATTGGGTTTCCCCTCTTCCCTTTGTCCAAGGGGTTCATTAAAAGCATCCGCGGTGTCTTGCAGCAGTACCGGGCTGCCTTAGCAGGGGCCAACATCCCAGAGTGGACAGAGGACAAATAA